In the Pedobacter cryoconitis genome, GAAGAAGCTATTCGTAAAAGGAATGCACTAGAGGTACCCTTTTAATATTTTAATGTTGTTTACGATAAGCTAAAGGATTTAAACCGGTTTCCTGTCTGAGTAAGTCACTAAGATAACCGGGAGAAATTTTGAGCTGTGCTGCAACAGTACCAGCTACGAGATTTTTTAATATTTGTTATTTTATGCTACAAAATTACCGGGCGATGGCTGTTGGCGGATTATACATATCGCTGAATATCGGATATATATTTTTAATACAGGACTGATGATGTGATTGCAGATATCCTGTATATATGAATTGCAAATTTGTTCTATCTTGTAAAAAATTAATGACAACAAACTATTTGAATGAACCGACAAAACTTAATACTCTCAGCATTTTTATTTTTCGCTGCAACTTCGACTACTTTCGCACAGGATAGTTTACTCACCAGTCTGGCCAGGAACAATATGACTACTTTTGTCAAACAAGCGGACACATTTTTAGGTGCCGGATGGGAAAAAATTATCAAAAAAGCGACCGCTTCGAATGACATCCTGATCGGCGAAGACCATTTTACCAATGAGATCCCCTATTTTACCTCTGCTATTGTTTCCAAGATCAAGTTCGAAAATTTTTTCTGTGAAATCGACCCGTTTACCTCAGAGATTCTACAGGGGAAGATCAAAAACCTATCACCACTGGCGTTGCGAAATTATGTAAACACTTATGGAAATGCTTTTTCTTTCTATGCTTTTGCTCCTGAATTCGAACTCTTAAAACAGCTCAGTATATCAAATACCATCATACGGGGAACTGACCAGATACTCCTGATTGGCGACAGGATAATCTGCAATGAATTAGAACAGACTACCAGGAATAAAGAGGCAAAGTATCTTTACAAACTGATTGCAGATAGTTCGAAATTATACTTTGACAATTTTCTAAAAGACCAGAATAAGCCCTTCTATCTATTGACTGATGATTTTGCGAAAAATATAGACAAGCTGTCCCTGCTCAAATTAAGCACACAGGAAACAAAGATTATCGAGGCAATTAAACTGAGTGCAAAGATCTACAAATCCCAAAACCATAATCTGAGGATTCAGCTCATGAAAAACCAACTCATGCAAACCTTTGGAAGTTGGTCTGGCAAAAGAAATCTTTTCAAATATGGAGCAAACCATCTTGCCGGCGGGGAGAGTTTCCTGGAGATCTATGATTTGGGAAACCTTGTCAGTAACATCAATGATGCTAATTTCAAAAGCTCCCTGCATATCATGATTCTGGGTGTATCCGGGACTCAGGCTTCCCCGTTTGAAGGTTTTCCTGCTGAAAACATCAACCCCAATAGTAGTATGCTCAAATGCCTGAAACCTATTACTAGAGTAATCGATGGTGAACAATGGTCTTGTTTCGATCTGCTACCATTAAGAAAAGAACTGAATGAAGGACGATTGAAAATTTCAGATATCAAAATGCAAAGAGTTATTAAGGGATATGATCTGCTTGTTATCATTCCTAAGGTTACTGCGAGCAGGTTTGTTAAAGAAAAGTAGCTATATCGCTTTCTGAACAACAACCGGATATTCATTATATTAAAAAGGCAGAGTTATAACTCTGCCTTTGGACTCAACAAGGCTTACATCGAGCTTTAGTTAACCTTATACTGTCTGTACCCCATTTTGTATAGCTCCTGTCATGATTCGTGCTGTTTCTGATTAAATACCAACGCGTCATTTCAAAGAAATATATTATGTAGCCCCACCACCGGGAATAATGGTAGTGATGTTTTTAAATTTGATTAATTAGTAGTATAGGAAACCCCATCTATTTGTAATAAGGTACTTCCATTAATAGCTAAAATATTTACTTCTCCAGTTGGCCTGATTAACAAAGTTGCTGATGAAAATGTTCCGGTATTGAAATTAGTGACTTGAAATCTTTTTTCCCTGACAGGTCGGAATAATTGAGGTAATATAAAAATTGTTGTGCCTAATGTCTGTATTCCATCTTTAATTGCCCCTCTTAAAACAACCAAACCAGAATCGATTTTTTTTGCCGAGACTTCACTAGTAGAATCATAAGGAATCCAGTTAGCTAATAAAGTTAAAGAAACCTCAACACCGTAGTTGTCAATACCTAAATTATCTACTCCCAATGTTTCAACCTCTGAATTAAGAGTACCATAGTATGCGTTATCGGTTTTCAAGATATTACGCTTTGATGAAATCCCAAAGCCAATATATTTACCTTCTGCACCAACTGACATGTCATTTTGGGTAATTATATTTCCGATACTTGTTCCGGATAAATAGATTGCATAATCTGAAGTTATAGAACCTACGGAACGAGCAGGGCTAATTGTGTTACCCTGAATTACACAATATATGCAATCTGCTAAATATAGTTGAGATTGGTAAATTCCTAAATAATCTGAGCCCGCACCGTGTTCCAATTGATTAAAGCAAACTTGTGTTTGTTCCATAGCTAGCAATGCAATAGCTCCATGTTGAGTAGTGATGTTATTTTCACGTATAATAATCTGCCTGGCACCACCTATGCCACTAAATAAAATACCAGGTGAAAGTATCCTGTTACCTGTGATTGTATTTTCACTTATAGTTATAGAATCACCTACGCTATCGCCATTTAAGCCATTTTGTATCCAACATCTACGGATCGTGAATGCGAAAAAACCATCCACATTTCTGGATGAATTGTCTAATCTAATACCAAAATTGCCAAAATCTCCAACAAAAATCCTATTAAATTCCCAATTTGAAAAATAAGCATTAATGCCCAGATAAACTTCAATACCATATTTTCCACCTCCTCCAATTTGGGGCTTTACCATAAAGTCGTGAAAATATGTGCCTGTGTTGCTCGTCCTATCAGTAGGTGGTATAATTCTTATAGCAGAGTCGTTACCAGAATATATTATCTGAGATTGCCACATTCCCTCCCCATATATATGAATCCTTAGTGTTATTCGTAAGGTTCCAGAAGTTTTGAAAATACCCTGTGGTATAAATAAGGATATTCCTTGCTTTTGTGCATAATTAATAGCTCCTTGTATTGCTTCATAATCGTCATGAATACCATTGCCCCTTGCACCGAACCACTTAATGTTAATGCTTCCGGTAAAATTTCTTTTAAAATAATCATCTCCAAACTTTACATAAATAACACCATCCAATTCCAAATCATTTGTAATCTCTGTAGTCTCATTAAATGTTACTAGTTCTCCAGTATATTGATCTAAAATATTTGATATAGTCTTAAGAGAGTTTAATTTATCTAGTATAACTTTTTCTACGTTAAGTTCATTTGTATAAGTAGGCATGCTGTGAGGAATTTAAAATGTGACTGATTTTTGTTTTTTAATATACATTATTTTCGCTTTACAATTGATCAATGTAATTGGTTACGATTCTTTAATAAGCTAATTACTTCCTGATTTTTCCAGGCTGGCCACTTTGACGAAAGTTCTCTGATGCCTTTTTCGGTTTCCATTGCTTGTTTCATTATGCCCAGTACAGAACTTTTGAAACAAGTTGTACGCCAAACTGCTGCTTTAAAAATGAAACCGCCCAGGATTCCCTTTGAAAATTTACCCGTTAAACTTCTCATCATAAATAAATGCCTTTCCACCAATGTAAGCTATTCGCGTTAAAGATTATCCTGATGCGTAAAAAATGGCCGTAATTGTCCGCAGCTGTCTGCAATTGTCCATGGGTTAGCCCAAGGGAAAATTATAATTTCATTAATCTTCAACCAGTTATGGTTTGGTTGTGCCTGAGTGGTGGTCGGGATGACATCAGGTTGAGAACGGGCTTTAACTATGGCAGGTCCAGGTCATTTCAACTAGTTGTTTTGACTTAGACTTGCCATGCTCTCGCGTTACTTTAGCACTGCTCTTACCCTAACGAGTACCCGACCAGTACCCGGCCGATATAGCTTTATTATTTAGCTATTTTGAATTTATTGACGAACAGCCCGGCCTTGTTCCCCCTGAGTCATTCCCATGCAAATTGAAAGCTTTCAGCGCAACTTCCAGCGGCATAAGAGCATCCGTGACAGCTAAGACTTTCTGTTGAGCGTATCAAAATTTATGCTTAAAAAGAGCCTGCTCCACAAGTTGATGACTTGATCCGAAAATGTTCAATTAGAACATGAAAAATGTATGCGCTGAACCACTATTTAGAATAACTGGATCACCAAGACGAGTGAGTTATTATTAATGGATAATATTGACGCATAAGAGTACGAAAAAGAATCTGAAGGAATGAATTGCAAACTTAAAACATAATATGGAGTAACATTTAAAATTAAGCTCCTTACAGATCAATATTAAACATGATATAGTGTGAATAAGCTTCGCTACGCACCATTACGTTGAGCCTATCTATCATGGCTCGGTCTATTGCGCCAAGACTATAAAAACAAAGTGCTTTTAATTAAAGATTATCACTTTATTTGATATAATAATCTTAAGCATTTTCTTTTTTCCATGCTGCTATATAAGCTAACAATGGGCAAAGGCTTTCCCCATATTTTGTGAGCGCATACTCTACTCGAAGGGGAAACTCCCCGAACTGTTTCCTGCTAATTAAGCCATCAGCTTCAAGTTCTCTCAGTTGTTCAGTTAGTACTTTTCTTGATATAGAAGGCACCCGAACATTAATTTCTCCAAAACGCCTGGCATTCTTGGAAAGCACATGCAAAATGATCACTTTCCACCGTCCTCCAAGCAGAGCTATCGTTGCTATAGCAGGACATTCAGCATGAGCTAAGTTATTTTCCATTTGTTACTTCAAGGTTACCAGTTTATATTTTGTTAACAACTGGATAAGGTATTTTATAGTACCGATTTCAGTTTCTTTGCCTAACAAAAGTAATTGATTATTTATCTTAAAACAAAAACTATGATTTTAGTAACTGGTGCAACTGGTAACTTAGGCAAGGCCACTATTAATTCTTTATTGAATAAAGGCATATCCGCACACAATATTGCAGCATTGGTAAGAGATGAATCCAAATCGGCAGAATTGAAATCAAAAGGCATTCAGGTGCGGATTGGCGACTATCAGAATTTTGAGTCTTTAAAAAGTGCCTTCCAAGATGTGGAGAAGCTACTGCTGATATCTTCTTCAGCTGAAATAGCTCAAAGGTTTGAGCAACATAAAAACGTAATTAATGCTGCCAAGGAAACTGGTGTTAGTCATCTCATTTATACCAGTTTTGATATGAAAGACCTGCGCCAAAGTATAATGTATGGAGATGTTCAATATCATGCAGACACAAGTGATTATCTAAAAAAGATAGCTGTACCGTATACTTTGATGGATAATACACTATATGCTGACTTGATTCCCATTATTTCCGGAAATAATATATTGGATGAAGGTATTTCCATCCCCGCCGGAAACGGTAAAACACCTTTTTTACCAATAACAGAAATGGCTGAAGCTATAGCTGTTGTTCTGACTACTCCTGAGCATGAAAACAAAGAATATTTCATCGCTGCAGAGACCGCTTTCTCCTTCGCTGAGATTGCTGTCCTAATATCAGAAATCACAGGAAAAACGGTAGCTTATAACCAAACTAACGTAACGTCATATGTTGACCAGCTTGTACAGCAGGGGCTTTCTCATGATGATGCAGAGTATCTATCAAGGTACGCTGGTGCAATAGCCAGAGGAGAGTTCGACTCCAATAAAAGTCATGTCAAACAATTATTAGGAAGAAGTCCGATATCTTTAAAAGATTTTTTAAGAAGTATATATGTTAAATAATTCAAACAGGCTTACAGCATAGAATTAACATCCGGGCCCGGGACTCACCGGGCCGGATATTATTATAATCTCTCAGAAAGACTAAATAGTGTAGAAAATCTGATAGATTGGGGGAAGCAACATCGACAAGTTATCAGAATGATATAAAAAGCAGTGAAAATAAACTTCAATTTACAAAAGCAGCAATTATAAATTCATATTATCGAATCAAAAAGATAAGTAGAAAATTAGTACTTTTTAATGGTTTTAGTGATGTTTTTAATTAAAAAAGCCCCTAACAATCAAGTTAAGAGCTTCCTGGTACACCCAATAGGATTCGAACCTATGACCTACGGTTTAGAAAACCGTTGCTCTATCCAGCTGAGCTATGGATGCATTTCTTGTTAAGGGTCGCAAGGATAGGAGAAAAAATCAGAAGTCGCAAATCTGAATTGCATTTTTCTACTGTAAAAAACCTAACTACTTTGCAATCAGGCAGAATAATTTTGCTGTTTTCTATTCCTCCCCTTCTTATTTTGATATGATCTTTAATCAGGATTAATATCAATTAATTCATACTAACTGATCGATTTCCCAAATGGTGAAAATGCAAGGTTCATGAGTTTGAAATGTTGTCTTCCAAATGGGATGCCCACAATAGTGATACATAAAAGTATTCCAAAGAATAAATGTGTAAGTGCAATCCAAACACCACCACAAAAGAACCATATAATATTCATAACGGTTGACAGGCAACCTGTATTGGATGAGGTATCTGTGATTTTAACTCCAAATGGCGCTAGCCCGACAATGGCAAATTTAAAACACTGGAGTCCGAAGGGGATTCCAATAATCGTCAGGCAAAGAATCAGCCCTCCTATGATGTATTCAAAGAAGATAAATATCCCACCGAAAATAATCCATATTATATTGCCTGAAAAGTTCATATTGTATGCTTTTGTCTTTTGTAATTAAGATAAGAAATTACTGAATTAGTTACAATCTAAGTGATAATTATTATCATTAATTATAAACTTCCGATTATTTAATACAAATTTGCGGATCATTACTAACGCAGGTTTATGAGTAAAACTAATTTCTTTAACGGTCACGATTACTTTATTGATGAAAAAATACATTTTTTCAAGTTTGCGAACGTCTATAATATATTCAATGAAACTGGTGAAAACATTGGTGCAGTCAGACAAACCTTATCTTTTGGGCAAAAACTTCTGACACTTTTGATCGGTAAACCAGCTTTACCTTTTAAATTGGAAATTGTAAATTCTGAAGAAGAAGTGCAGGCTACAATATCCAGAGGCTGGACTTTTTTTATGTCAAAAATCATAGTAAGTGATCCTGATGGAAATGAGCTGGCTTCTATTCAGCAGAAGTTTAAATTATTTAAACCAACTTTCAGGATTTTAGATAATTCAGGTCAGTTGATCGCTGAGATCAAAGGAGATTGGAAAGCCTGGGCATTCCAGATCAAAGATGGTAATGAAAATGAAATCGGTACAATCAGTAAAAAATGGGCTGGTGCAATGCGGGAAATCTTTACAAAAGCTGATAAATACAACGTACATATTGATCCACATTATACAGAAAGCAAACATAAAGTTGCTATTTTATCAGCGGCAATTACTATTGATATGGTATTAAAAAATCAAAAGTAGGCTGTTTTTGAGTAGTTTCTGCCCATCTATTTGAAGTCAGGAGTTCAGGCTAAATCTTTTGGTATCCCTGAGATATAAAAAGTAGTCCCGTCTCCTATTTTACTTGTTGCCCATATTTTTACGCCCATCAACAGTGCCATGTCATAAGAAATACTTAAGGCAAGGCCCGCGCCCTGATCATTTGTATTTTCCCAGTCGCTTGCATTGGCTTTGAAAAGCTGATCAACTTTATCCTGGCTCATTCCTTCGCCCTGATCTTTGATCGCAATCACTATACGCTCATCTTTTGAATAACAAGAGATATGAATAGTTCCTGCTGCTGGTGAATATTTAGTCGCATTGTTAAGCATGTTCCGGATAATAAAAAGTAGCATATACCGATGCGCGAGCACTGCAGTTTGTACAGGTATATCCAGAACCAGTTTAATATTCTTTTTGGCCTGGGCTATTTTAAAGAAGGAATTTGCCTCGGGGATCAGTTCGTTTAGGAGAAGTTTTGATGGCTGATATTTGAAGCCGCTTTTCTGAGATTTAATCCATTCCAGCAATCCGTCCATGAAAGAAAGGCTTTTTTGTGAAGTTTCACTCAGTTCTGCCATGATCTCCAATTTTTCTTCTTCGGTTAACAAATCAACATCCGTATTGAACACGCTGGAAAGCATTACGATGGTACTGAAAGGTTGTCTGATATCGTGCGCAATCACAGAGATTAGCATGGTATTGAAATGATTCGTTTGCTGTAGTTCCTTATTTTGTTTTACTGCGACCTCATGTAATTCGTGCTGAACATCTCCGTATTGTCTTTTGATTCTTAAGGAGCGATAAATAACAAATAGCATAGCCATGCTTACAGCAAACAAACAACCAAGCAAAGTTATTACTTTAAGATTTGAATTCTCCTTCAGTTTGAGTTCTTTATTTTCATTCTCATTCAAAGCAAAATTCATATAATTATAGCCAGACTTATTGGTCGCTTTGCTGATAACATCGCGCTTAGCAAGTAATAGTGACATATAAAAGTAAGCGCTGTCCATCTGGTTATGTGATTTGTAAAAATTATACAACCGCTCTGATAGAAGTAAATAAAATTCAGGGTAGCCGTACTTTCTGGAAGTATCTAATCCCTTTTTATAATAATCAAGACCTGCTTGTGTATTTTCGGAGTCAAGAAAAATATCACCTAAGCCAATATAACACTCTACTTTTGTATATTGAAGACCTAAACTATCTGCTTTATGCAGTATTCTGGTTTGTATTGCAATTCCTTTTTGTTTTTCTCCAGCATTGTAAATTTGTAATGCGCGTACTTCTTCGTAAAACAAAAGTAATCTTTCATCCTTATATTTTTGGGCAATTGCCAGACCCTCTTTAAACAACATCATTGATTTTTTCTGACTAAGATTCTGATCTATAGAGATGACATTACTGATAATCAGTGCGCGGATAGAATCATGCTTCAGGGATTTACTCTTTTCATAAGCCAGGTAAATATAGCGTAAAGCCTCCTTGTCATCCTTGTCTACAGACATCAGCACACCAATATTCATGAGTACATGGCAGACATTTCCCTGATCATTGATTGATTTATAAATCCGGAGTGCATCATTAAAATATTTTGCAGAGAGATAATTATTCACAGAAACGTTGGAGATAGCCTCGCAATTTAAAGCATCAGCAATCCCCTTATTGTAATTGAGCCTTATCGCTATTGCTTTAGCTTTTTGTGCGTAAAATTTACAGGAATCACGGTAGTTCATATGAGATAATATCGCGATCCTGTTCAGCACATCTACATATTTTATGCTGTCTTTAATTAAATGGATGCTTGATTCGAGCCTGTTAATTTCGTGAGTCTGGGAAAATACACGGGTATAATTGACTAAAGAAATAATGAGGATAAATGAGAGAACAGGAAATTTAAACATAGGATAGAAAATGAGTAGCTCGGTTAAAAAACCCATTCGTCGATGGAGGGATCAAATATCCGGCCATGTTTAAAATCAGGGGTTTATCAGTTCAGTTGTTAATGGTTAGCTTTTATATTTCTTTCAGCAAGTTCAACAGTATGAACTATTCTTTTTTCCCTTGTTTCAGTTTTTTTTGCTTTAAGGATCCATTCCAGGATAATTCTTTTAGAAGAAGCGGAAAATGACTGAAAGTTTTTATAAGCCGTTTCTTTCTGATCAAATAGTTTTTGCAAATCTTCGGGTATGCTGGTGTTCGTTTCCATTTGAATTGATTTCTTGGAGATTTGATTTATTCTTAAAATTACAGCACCACTCCTTCTTGTATAGGTATTTTATTCCGCTGGACAAAAGCATGAAAAACAGGATTAAATTCCATCAGCTGACTTTCATTTTTCTTGTCTACAGACATGTTTATACTCTGGAAACTGTACTTATTCTTCACAGTGAAAGTATAAGACAGGTACTGTATTTTCACAAAAGCAATTGCACTTGCAGGATAGTTTTTAATTATCTTTTTGCTTTCCATACTGGTAACCGTTAAATAATCATTTTATAAACATAAAAGTCCGTAATGTGCAAATTTTCTGATGAATATCCAGGCAATTATTACCCATGGAATAATTAATACTATCATTATAGTCACAATTGATATCTGAGCAAGGTTTATCCCGATTAATTCTTCCAGCTGATTCTGATATTCAAAAGATAAGATCAATGTAGCCACAAATCCGATAAATAAAAATACACCAGCAAACAGCGTTTTACCCATAGGAAGTGGCAATCGCATTCTTATAGTGGCATCGGGCTTTTCCATGTGTGTTCAGCATTAAAAAATTTATTTAAATAAGGTGCAGTACGGCTGTTTTTTGACTTCGCTACCAATGCCGGAGGACCGGAAGCCACAACCATCCCTCCTTTTTCACCAGCTTCAGGGCCAATATCAATCACCCAGTCGCTTGCAGCAATCACATGCATATCATGTTCTACCACAACAACTGTGTTTCCTTGTGCTACAAGCTTATCCAGCTGGGCCATTAATTTTTCTACGTCAGCTGGATGCAGTCCTGTAGTCGGCTCGTCCAGGATATAGAGTGTATTTCCATGTTGAATACGCTGGAGTTCGGTAGCGAGCTTAATTCGCTGTGCCTCCCCGCCAGAAAGTTCTGTTGCCGGCTGTCCCAATCTTAAATAACCTAAACCAACCTGTCTCACCACATCCAGTGCGCGGAACACTTGCGGCTCTGCATTAAAGAACTCACAGGCGGCATCGACAGTCATCCCTAATACATCCGCAATATTCTTTTCTTTATATTTGATTTCCAGTGTTTTGTGGTTGTATCTTGTGCCTTTGCAAGTTGGGCATGGCGCATATACGCTGGGTAAAAATAACAATTCAACCATTACAAAGCCTTCTCCTTCACAATGCGGACAGCGGCCTTTAACGACATTGAAAGAAAAACGCCCTGCATCATAACGCCGGCTTTTAGCCATTTCAGTCGCTGCAAAAAGCTTCCTGACCTGATCAAATAATCCAGTATAGGTAGCCAGGTTTGATCTTGGTGTCCTGCCTATCGGTTTCTGATCTACACGTACCAGGCGTTTAATCGCGTCCATTCCTTCCGTAATTTTTCCGTCTTTAGTCAACACTTTGTCCAGTTCCAGTGTTTCAGCTTCTTCTGCTGAAGCAGTCAGTAGTTCTGCCTCCTGACCCAGCTGGCCTGCAACCAGTTCAACCAATGCCTGGCTCACTAAACTGCTCTTTCCGGAGCCCGAAATTCCAGTTACACTGGTAAATACACCCAACGGAAAAGAAACAGCTAAGTTATTCAGATTGTTACGGGTAACGTTTTCCAGACGAAGCCATGCTTTAGGTATTCTGGTTTTTTTAGGGGTAACAGGTTGCATTCCAAAAATATAATTTCTGGTCACTGAATTTTCAATTTTACTGAGTCCTTCGGGTGGGCCGCTATACAATACATGGCCTCCTTTTTCTCCTGCATCTGGCCCCACGTCTACAATCCAGTCGGCATGATGGATCACATCAACCTCATGTTCTACTACAAAAAGTGAATTCCCTGAATCCTTTAATCTGTCTAAAGCCCGTAGCAATGCTTCAGTATCTGCAGGATGCAGACCTGCAGAAGGTTCATCTAGTACATAAACGACCCCAAAAAGATTAGAACGCACTTGTGTTGCCAACCTTAAACGTTGTAATTCTCCTGGTGAAAGTGTGGGGGTACTTCTTTCCAGGTTCAGATATCCAAGCCCCAGATCAAGCATCACGCCAATACGGGCAACCAAATCCTGAGCAATCCGCTGCGTAACCATCGCTTTTTCGGGATGCGCTTTTTCTGCCTTGGTTAATGGCGTGGCTTTCTCTTCCGTATAAGGACGAAAGATCTCATTTAAGCGGGACAGTGTAACTCTTGACAACGCTGCAATATCCAGTCCTGCAAATTTTACCGCGAGTGACTCCTGGCGTAAACGTTTACCATGACACAATGGACACTCCCCGCTTAGCATATACTTTGAGACTCTCTTTTTCATCAGCTGACTCTGCGTATTGGCAAAAGTATGGAGCACATATTTTTTAGCGCCGGTGAAGGTCCCCATGTAGCTGGGCTCGAGTTTATTTTGGAGTGCTTCTTTGACTTGTGCCGGATTAAATCCGGCATATACTGGAACTACTGGTTTTTCTTCCGTAAAAAGAATCCAATCCCGTTGTTTTTGCGGAAGGTCACGCCATGGAATATCGACATCATAACCTAATGTAGTGAGGATATCCCTGAAATTCTGGCCTAACCAGGCAGTTGGCCATGCAGCAATAGCCCGCTCCCGGATCGTAAGCGAATCATCAGGGACCATAGATTGCTCGGTAACTTCGTAAACTCTCCCTAAACCATGACATTCCGGACAAGCACCTTCAGGTGTATTGGAAGAAAATGCTTCTGCATAAATAATTGATTGGCCATCAGGATAGTCTCCGGCGCGCGAATACAGCATTCTCATTAAATTCGATAAGGTGGTCACACTACCTACAGAAGAACGTGTAGTACCAGATCCACGCTGCTGCTGTAAAGCAATTGCTGGCGGTAAACCTTCTATTTCATCTACTTCTGGAATAGCCATCTGGTTAAATAGCCGTCTGGCATAAGGAGATACTGATTCGAGATAACGGCGCTGTGCTTCAGCATATAATGTTCCGAAAGCTAAAGACGACTTTCCAGAACCAGAAACACCCGTGAATACAACTAATGCATCACGGGGAATTTCCAGGTCTATATTTTTGAGATTATTTTCGCGGGCCCCACGTACTTTGACGAAGCCTGTAAATGTTTGTTTTTTCTGATTTGCCATTGGAGTATTCCATATCATAACAGCCAAGCCAGAAAATTGATTTAAATTATAGCAATTAACTGCCTGAGGTGCTGCTTTTCTTCACATCGCTGTTATCAATACCACGCTGATTCTTTTTTATTGAATCCTTTAATTTTCCAAAACGCCAGTTTAAACTTACATTAAAAGAGCGGTTATAATTCTGTGAACGATAGTTTTGCGTGAAGTTAGTGCCTTGTGTAGAGGTCGTATAGTATCTGAATTTCGAAAAGACATTATTTACGCCAGCAGAAAGTGTGAGTTTATCTTTGATGATTTCTTTACTCCCGCTAAATGACGAGAAGAAAAAGGCACTGGTCTGCCCTTGTAATTGT is a window encoding:
- the uvrA gene encoding excinuclease ABC subunit UvrA → MANQKKQTFTGFVKVRGARENNLKNIDLEIPRDALVVFTGVSGSGKSSLAFGTLYAEAQRRYLESVSPYARRLFNQMAIPEVDEIEGLPPAIALQQQRGSGTTRSSVGSVTTLSNLMRMLYSRAGDYPDGQSIIYAEAFSSNTPEGACPECHGLGRVYEVTEQSMVPDDSLTIRERAIAAWPTAWLGQNFRDILTTLGYDVDIPWRDLPQKQRDWILFTEEKPVVPVYAGFNPAQVKEALQNKLEPSYMGTFTGAKKYVLHTFANTQSQLMKKRVSKYMLSGECPLCHGKRLRQESLAVKFAGLDIAALSRVTLSRLNEIFRPYTEEKATPLTKAEKAHPEKAMVTQRIAQDLVARIGVMLDLGLGYLNLERSTPTLSPGELQRLRLATQVRSNLFGVVYVLDEPSAGLHPADTEALLRALDRLKDSGNSLFVVEHEVDVIHHADWIVDVGPDAGEKGGHVLYSGPPEGLSKIENSVTRNYIFGMQPVTPKKTRIPKAWLRLENVTRNNLNNLAVSFPLGVFTSVTGISGSGKSSLVSQALVELVAGQLGQEAELLTASAEEAETLELDKVLTKDGKITEGMDAIKRLVRVDQKPIGRTPRSNLATYTGLFDQVRKLFAATEMAKSRRYDAGRFSFNVVKGRCPHCEGEGFVMVELLFLPSVYAPCPTCKGTRYNHKTLEIKYKEKNIADVLGMTVDAACEFFNAEPQVFRALDVVRQVGLGYLRLGQPATELSGGEAQRIKLATELQRIQHGNTLYILDEPTTGLHPADVEKLMAQLDKLVAQGNTVVVVEHDMHVIAASDWVIDIGPEAGEKGGMVVASGPPALVAKSKNSRTAPYLNKFFNAEHTWKSPMPL